In the genome of Deinococcus deserti VCD115, one region contains:
- a CDS encoding TlpA family protein disulfide reductase: protein MTQPAASSTNSAPVPAWKRLLPPLIAAGLVGVLGVALFRPADDATTGGPLVGKTAPDFILQSLDGPELRLSSLKGRPVVVNFWASWCVPCREEAPLFRDLSARQAPGTGLAVVGVLFQEPREDAARTFIQEYALAYPNLRDPKARTAINYGVAGIPETVFIDAKGVIQHVDRGGLDRARLNVGLEKIGVKGL, encoded by the coding sequence ATGACTCAACCTGCTGCATCCTCTACCAACTCTGCTCCTGTGCCGGCCTGGAAACGCCTGCTGCCCCCGCTGATCGCAGCGGGGCTGGTAGGCGTCCTGGGGGTGGCGCTCTTCCGGCCTGCCGACGACGCCACGACTGGCGGGCCCCTGGTCGGCAAGACAGCGCCGGATTTCATCCTGCAGAGCCTGGACGGCCCCGAACTGCGCCTCTCTTCCCTGAAAGGTCGGCCCGTGGTGGTGAACTTCTGGGCCTCATGGTGTGTGCCGTGCCGGGAGGAGGCGCCGCTGTTCCGCGACCTGAGCGCCCGGCAGGCACCGGGCACCGGTCTGGCGGTTGTCGGGGTGCTGTTTCAGGAGCCTCGTGAGGACGCGGCGCGCACCTTTATCCAGGAGTACGCGCTGGCCTATCCGAACCTGCGGGACCCGAAAGCCCGGACCGCAATCAACTACGGCGTGGCGGGCATTCCGGAGACGGTCTTTATTGACGCCAAAGGAGTGATTCAACATGTGGACCGTGGGGGGCTCGACCGTGCACGGCTGAACGTCGGGCTGGAAAAAATCGGGGTGAAGGGGCTGTGA
- the ccsA gene encoding cytochrome c biogenesis protein CcsA has protein sequence MRKDLTTTLLGGATLLALLVAVALGLQAPLDVNQGSLVRLMFVHVPSAWLSYLAYGGTGLFGLLYLVRRQRRWDRLAMASAEIGVLFTLATILGGMLWAKPTWGTYWVWDARLTTTALSLVVYGGYLLIRTLIDDPDRRARVSAVIGIVGTLYVPVNYMAVEWWRGVHQTQTLRLLGKVSFEAAPVYGWVLLVATVAFTLLYVYLLRVRGILAAHEDAREERELMEDLRGLEGARG, from the coding sequence ATGAGAAAAGACCTCACGACAACGCTGCTGGGCGGCGCCACGCTGCTGGCCCTGCTGGTGGCTGTGGCTCTGGGCCTCCAGGCTCCGCTGGACGTGAACCAGGGCTCGCTGGTGCGGCTGATGTTTGTTCATGTGCCTTCGGCGTGGCTGAGCTACCTGGCCTACGGCGGCACTGGTCTGTTCGGACTGCTGTACCTGGTGCGCCGTCAGCGCCGCTGGGACCGGCTGGCGATGGCCAGTGCCGAGATCGGGGTGCTGTTCACGCTGGCAACGATTCTGGGTGGCATGCTGTGGGCCAAGCCGACCTGGGGCACGTACTGGGTCTGGGACGCCCGGCTGACCACCACCGCGCTCAGTCTGGTGGTCTACGGAGGCTACCTGCTGATCCGCACCCTGATTGACGACCCCGACCGCCGGGCGCGAGTTTCTGCCGTGATTGGCATTGTAGGCACGCTGTATGTGCCGGTGAACTATATGGCGGTGGAATGGTGGCGCGGCGTGCACCAGACCCAGACCCTGCGCCTGCTGGGCAAGGTGAGCTTTGAGGCTGCTCCGGTGTACGGCTGGGTGCTGCTGGTGGCCACAGTGGCATTTACCCTGCTGTACGTGTATCTGCTGCGGGTGCGCGGCATTCTGGCTGCCCACGAGGACGCGCGCGAGGAACGCGAACTGATGGAAGACCTGCGGGGCCTGGAGGGCGCACGTGGATAA
- a CDS encoding Rieske 2Fe-2S domain-containing protein yields the protein MKLPEVPGPQVSAGAKRLTRRAVLERWWMLPVAGTVGAFGFMGWYASQVTLGKRGAGEPGFQPGPAMRVATLSALSRDWADVNFSYAGRPCTLLRVPQAVPGGLEAPEGRHVVAFSRVCTHLGCAVNLVRDPEVLAFAFNYRPPRGEQHPQLGCRCHYSVFDPLRAGAAVFGKANGPLPRVRLELRGDDIYATGIEPAPQLGT from the coding sequence GTGAAGCTGCCGGAAGTCCCCGGACCTCAGGTTTCGGCCGGCGCAAAGCGGCTGACCCGGCGGGCCGTGCTGGAACGCTGGTGGATGCTCCCGGTGGCCGGCACGGTGGGGGCCTTCGGGTTTATGGGCTGGTACGCCTCACAGGTCACGCTGGGCAAGCGCGGCGCCGGTGAGCCCGGTTTTCAGCCAGGGCCAGCCATGCGCGTGGCAACGCTTTCGGCGCTGTCCCGGGACTGGGCCGACGTCAATTTCTCCTATGCTGGGCGACCCTGCACTCTGCTGCGGGTACCGCAGGCGGTTCCTGGCGGGCTTGAAGCCCCCGAAGGCAGGCATGTGGTCGCCTTCTCGCGGGTGTGCACGCATCTGGGCTGCGCGGTGAATCTGGTACGGGACCCCGAAGTGCTGGCCTTTGCATTTAATTACCGGCCGCCACGCGGGGAACAGCATCCGCAACTGGGCTGCCGCTGCCACTACAGCGTGTTCGATCCGCTGCGCGCCGGAGCCGCAGTCTTCGGAAAAGCCAATGGGCCGCTGCCACGGGTGCGCCTGGAACTGCGCGGCGACGATATCTATGCCACTGGCATCGAACCTGCCCCTCAGCTTGGCACCTGA
- the ccmE gene encoding cytochrome c maturation protein CcmE has protein sequence MTRPDSGSSPAPLSEARRRKRNPLPTVLGITALLGLAGFIAFGNLNKSLEYFVTPTEYQQQAAQLKGRPVRIGGLVKAVKYNPQSLELSFTVTDGGASFPVRYRGAVSDLFKENQGVVVRGEFEGQTFQARELIVKHSEQYDVPKTQAELRDLLEQSE, from the coding sequence ATGACCCGACCAGACTCCGGCTCTTCTCCCGCGCCGCTGTCCGAGGCGCGGCGGCGCAAACGCAATCCGCTGCCGACCGTGCTGGGCATCACGGCCCTGCTGGGGCTGGCCGGCTTTATCGCCTTCGGGAACCTTAACAAGAGCCTGGAGTACTTCGTTACGCCCACGGAATATCAGCAGCAGGCTGCGCAGCTCAAGGGCCGCCCGGTGCGTATTGGCGGACTGGTCAAGGCCGTGAAATACAACCCGCAGAGCCTGGAACTGAGCTTTACCGTTACTGACGGCGGTGCCAGCTTCCCTGTCCGCTACCGCGGGGCCGTGAGTGACCTGTTCAAGGAGAACCAGGGCGTGGTCGTGCGCGGAGAATTTGAGGGCCAGACGTTCCAGGCCCGCGAGCTGATCGTGAAGCACAGCGAGCAGTACGACGTGCCCAAAACGCAGGCCGAGCTCCGGGACCTGCTTGAGCAGTCCGAGTGA
- the ccmD gene encoding heme exporter protein CcmD, with amino-acid sequence MDKYSAYVVIVYTVTLALLVGYLLWIWWRLKSMRNEGSEGERQS; translated from the coding sequence GTGGATAAGTACTCGGCTTACGTAGTGATTGTGTACACCGTGACGTTGGCGCTGCTGGTGGGCTACCTGCTCTGGATCTGGTGGCGCCTGAAGAGCATGCGCAATGAGGGTTCTGAAGGAGAGAGGCAGTCATGA
- a CDS encoding c-type cytochrome: MILSVILLILIVVIAGGLMLSPLRAATAPDPDALQRAALEAERDRLYDELATLKDETRRPDLERRAALALRELDALAPAPRTRSTGTRRMALTGVALAGLLTVAGAVTFIPRWQLKSLDAGEAQDVLAVLNLPRLKAEAERTQGAAAYMAWGKAAFDSGTYDQALTAYGNALKQNPRQPEALRRLGILLLTGGERTGRELSAEEANQAALLIRTAAQLAPDEAESQLLLGFAFARFGQDEDALAALERYRTLEPKGRDADEMITAIRARQTTQDPTLRTYAASCASCHGPTGAGGLGPSLRASTLSREQLRQITVQGRGAMPAFPDLSASQLNGLLDLMQRWQKEGE; this comes from the coding sequence ATGATCCTGAGCGTCATTCTGCTGATCCTGATCGTGGTAATCGCCGGAGGGCTGATGCTCTCACCGCTACGCGCGGCCACGGCGCCGGATCCGGACGCTTTGCAACGCGCCGCACTTGAAGCCGAACGCGACCGTCTGTACGACGAACTGGCCACCCTGAAGGACGAAACCCGGCGCCCCGATCTCGAACGGCGTGCCGCACTGGCCTTGCGTGAACTGGACGCGCTGGCCCCGGCTCCCAGAACACGCAGCACCGGAACCCGCCGGATGGCCCTGACGGGGGTGGCGCTGGCTGGGCTGCTCACGGTGGCGGGCGCGGTGACGTTCATTCCCCGCTGGCAGCTCAAGTCGCTGGACGCCGGCGAGGCCCAGGACGTGCTGGCGGTACTGAACCTGCCCAGACTGAAAGCGGAAGCCGAGCGCACCCAAGGCGCCGCCGCGTATATGGCCTGGGGCAAGGCGGCCTTTGACTCCGGTACCTATGACCAGGCCCTGACCGCCTATGGCAATGCCCTGAAGCAAAATCCCCGTCAGCCGGAGGCCCTGCGGCGTCTGGGCATTCTGCTGCTGACCGGGGGCGAGCGTACCGGACGCGAGCTCAGCGCAGAGGAAGCCAACCAGGCAGCGCTGCTGATTCGTACCGCCGCGCAGCTCGCTCCGGATGAAGCCGAGTCGCAACTGCTGCTGGGTTTTGCCTTTGCGCGCTTCGGCCAGGACGAAGACGCCCTGGCAGCGCTGGAGCGCTACCGCACTTTGGAACCCAAGGGCCGCGACGCCGACGAGATGATCACTGCCATCCGCGCACGCCAGACCACCCAGGACCCCACATTGCGCACCTACGCGGCCAGTTGCGCCTCCTGCCATGGACCAACCGGCGCCGGGGGGCTGGGGCCCAGCCTGCGCGCCAGTACGCTCAGTCGGGAGCAATTACGGCAGATTACCGTGCAGGGACGCGGCGCCATGCCCGCGTTCCCCGACCTGAGCGCCTCGCAGCTCAATGGTCTGCTGGACCTGATGCAGCGGTGGCAGAAGGAAGGTGAGTGA
- a CDS encoding heme exporter protein CcmB — protein MNRTVPHDTGRRPAGWPGLLAVAAKDLRVAGRTRDTLLATAFFAGLVLLVLGLALGGNVGRGLEETAGTAAGAVWTALALSAAVGAQRAFALEQEAGALEQLTLYPGPHGALYLGKLLGLLGPLLLVAAFTLPAGLVLFGAAGAGRTLPWVALALTTLLGVLGFAAGTTFYGSITVSLRAREALLPALAFPILVPVVIATVKATTTLIAAGWTPEVTSWLVFLAAFDLGTVILATLLFPYALEG, from the coding sequence ATGAACCGCACCGTACCCCACGACACCGGGCGGCGGCCAGCAGGGTGGCCCGGTCTGCTGGCCGTGGCAGCCAAGGACCTGCGCGTGGCTGGGCGTACCCGAGACACCCTGCTGGCCACGGCGTTCTTTGCGGGGCTGGTGCTGCTGGTGCTGGGGCTGGCGCTGGGAGGCAACGTCGGGCGGGGCCTCGAAGAGACGGCAGGAACCGCTGCCGGCGCCGTCTGGACCGCCCTGGCGCTGTCCGCAGCGGTAGGGGCCCAGCGTGCTTTTGCCCTGGAGCAGGAAGCCGGCGCCCTGGAGCAGCTGACCCTGTACCCGGGGCCTCACGGCGCGCTGTATCTGGGCAAACTGCTGGGCCTGCTGGGACCGCTGCTGCTGGTCGCGGCGTTCACGCTGCCGGCAGGACTGGTGCTGTTTGGCGCCGCAGGAGCGGGGCGGACGCTGCCGTGGGTGGCCCTGGCCCTGACGACGCTGTTGGGTGTGCTGGGCTTCGCGGCCGGCACCACCTTTTACGGCAGCATCACGGTCAGCCTGCGCGCGCGTGAGGCGCTGCTGCCTGCCCTGGCCTTTCCGATTCTGGTCCCCGTGGTGATCGCCACGGTCAAGGCCACCACGACCCTTATCGCGGCCGGGTGGACCCCTGAGGTGACCAGCTGGCTGGTGTTTCTCGCCGCCTTTGATCTGGGCACGGTCATCCTGGCCACACTGCTGTTTCCCTACGCGCTGGAAGGGTAG
- a CDS encoding HD-GYP domain-containing protein, which produces MWQISPLPTSLALMGAGLLVVGALTRSAPLMAGAALVMAMAAPLEAPVKRLAVLSAYPVAFFLSLTWHGVALGVADLLGALLVSGGVGVLVLGRQQAAKEDRWQQRVVTALHKGSQRLPAARDSMGIIRAGLDTLDVLKIAPHLAFVAYREGTPMILAGRGAYGAVVDTPVHSFRDGSAGHSVQTDLLVAEHAAALLRPQAARHTHMAPVHGHAGIHLGLLLLSRSEDLPFTPEEKNAVQAFARLLGGQLGQWQAISDLYEANDQTLRALGSALELRDDNTGGHTNRVVSLAVRLARHLGWNERQIHALRCGAYLHDLGKIAIPDDILHKAGTLSEEERRVIQTHATRGHDMLQNLQFLPAETLDLVRYHHERWDGKGYPAGLRGHQIPEGARLFSIIDVYDALTHARPYKAAWSCERAAQELREQAGRQFDPFFVDAFLELMVEQDEAQLVS; this is translated from the coding sequence ATGTGGCAAATTTCACCCTTGCCCACCAGCCTGGCGCTGATGGGGGCTGGCCTTCTGGTGGTCGGAGCCCTGACCCGCAGCGCTCCGCTGATGGCAGGGGCAGCCCTGGTGATGGCCATGGCCGCGCCCCTGGAGGCGCCGGTCAAGCGTCTGGCAGTATTGTCAGCCTATCCGGTCGCCTTCTTCCTGAGCTTGACCTGGCACGGGGTGGCCCTTGGAGTTGCGGACCTGCTGGGCGCTCTCCTGGTCAGCGGTGGGGTTGGTGTTCTGGTCCTGGGGCGGCAGCAGGCGGCCAAAGAAGACCGCTGGCAGCAGCGGGTCGTCACTGCGCTGCATAAGGGCAGCCAGCGCCTCCCCGCAGCCCGGGACTCTATGGGCATCATCCGGGCGGGGCTGGATACGCTGGATGTCCTGAAGATCGCGCCTCATCTGGCTTTCGTGGCTTACCGGGAAGGTACCCCCATGATTCTGGCGGGGCGAGGAGCATACGGCGCGGTAGTGGATACACCTGTTCATTCATTCCGCGACGGGTCGGCCGGCCACAGTGTACAGACTGATCTGCTCGTTGCGGAACACGCAGCCGCGCTGCTGCGGCCTCAGGCCGCCCGGCATACCCATATGGCACCCGTCCACGGTCATGCAGGAATACATCTGGGCCTGCTGCTGCTGAGCCGTTCAGAAGACCTGCCATTTACCCCGGAGGAAAAGAATGCCGTGCAGGCGTTTGCCCGGTTGCTGGGCGGGCAGCTTGGGCAGTGGCAGGCCATCTCTGATCTGTATGAAGCCAACGACCAGACGCTGCGTGCTCTGGGATCAGCTCTGGAACTGCGGGATGACAACACGGGCGGCCACACCAACCGGGTGGTAAGTCTTGCGGTTCGTCTGGCGCGTCATCTGGGCTGGAACGAGCGCCAGATCCACGCGTTGCGCTGCGGTGCCTATCTGCATGATCTGGGAAAAATCGCCATTCCAGACGATATTCTGCATAAGGCCGGTACGCTGAGTGAAGAGGAGCGTCGGGTGATCCAGACGCACGCGACCCGTGGACACGACATGCTTCAAAACCTGCAGTTTCTGCCGGCTGAGACGCTGGACCTGGTGCGCTATCACCATGAGCGCTGGGATGGCAAAGGTTACCCGGCCGGCCTTCGGGGCCATCAGATTCCTGAGGGGGCACGGCTGTTCAGCATTATTGATGTTTACGACGCCCTGACGCACGCCCGTCCTTACAAGGCCGCCTGGTCCTGCGAAAGAGCCGCGCAGGAACTCCGTGAGCAGGCGGGCCGGCAGTTTGACCCGTTTTTTGTCGATGCCTTTCTGGAGCTGATGGTCGAACAGGACGAGGCTCAGCTGGTCAGCTGA
- a CDS encoding ABC transporter ATP-binding protein: protein MSRPFSSPYALQLRDVWLRLGREVILRGVTLDVAVGEGVTLLGENGAGKTTLLRLLASGLRPTRGEGRIMDFDLRDSRAVRDFVHLMPVDAGLYPDLTCTENLEFALRMHGQTGNVLGALQRVGLEKVAARRGRFLSAGMRKRLALSRAHLLRRPLTLVDEPFANLDDAGRALVQDLLGELRGSGVTLVIAAHEPALARQIAPRTLVLGNGQLVEA from the coding sequence TTGAGCCGGCCCTTTTCCTCACCGTACGCCCTGCAGCTGCGCGACGTGTGGCTGCGCCTCGGCCGGGAAGTCATCCTGCGCGGCGTCACGCTGGACGTGGCGGTTGGTGAGGGGGTGACGCTGCTGGGCGAGAACGGCGCGGGCAAGACCACCCTGCTGCGCCTGCTGGCCTCGGGGCTCCGGCCCACACGCGGAGAGGGGCGCATCATGGATTTCGACCTGCGTGACAGCCGTGCGGTCCGCGACTTCGTTCACCTGATGCCGGTAGACGCAGGGCTGTATCCGGACCTGACCTGCACCGAGAATCTGGAATTTGCCCTGCGGATGCACGGACAGACGGGCAACGTTCTGGGAGCGCTGCAGCGGGTGGGGCTTGAAAAGGTGGCGGCCCGCCGTGGCCGGTTTCTCTCAGCGGGTATGCGCAAGCGGCTGGCGCTGTCGCGCGCCCATCTGCTGCGGCGTCCCCTCACCCTGGTGGATGAGCCGTTTGCCAATCTGGATGACGCCGGACGAGCCCTGGTACAGGACCTGTTGGGTGAGCTGAGAGGAAGTGGTGTGACTCTGGTGATTGCCGCGCATGAACCGGCACTGGCCCGCCAGATTGCCCCACGGACCCTGGTCCTGGGCAATGGCCAGCTGGTCGAGGCATGA
- a CDS encoding cytochrome c-type biogenesis protein, with the protein MRCLVRRLAVPAFLLLTLAAATPPALSPAQEARAERLGTNLRCPICTGVPITESTNDISREMLREVREQVAAGRSDRDVYEYFVARYGNFVLLDPPKEGAGVLLWGAPLLALGAGGAVLWRVLRRRTPATMAAPPMTEPEPFDPFLAQVQRDTARLAGSDTESKS; encoded by the coding sequence GTGAGATGCCTGGTCCGCCGCCTGGCCGTACCGGCCTTTCTGCTGCTGACTCTGGCCGCCGCGACTCCGCCGGCGCTGAGTCCGGCGCAGGAGGCGCGCGCCGAGCGCCTGGGGACCAATCTGCGCTGCCCGATCTGCACCGGAGTGCCGATCACCGAATCCACCAACGACATCAGCCGCGAAATGCTGCGCGAGGTTCGCGAACAGGTGGCCGCTGGACGCAGTGACCGGGACGTGTACGAGTATTTTGTGGCCCGTTACGGAAACTTTGTCCTGCTTGATCCTCCAAAGGAAGGGGCTGGAGTGCTGTTGTGGGGTGCCCCGTTGCTGGCCCTGGGCGCCGGCGGCGCTGTGCTGTGGCGCGTGCTGCGCCGCCGCACCCCGGCAACCATGGCTGCGCCGCCCATGACAGAGCCCGAACCCTTTGATCCTTTCCTGGCCCAGGTGCAGCGGGACACAGCGCGCCTTGCCGGAAGCGATACGGAGAGCAAGTCATGA
- a CDS encoding carbohydrate kinase family protein: MTWPLIVSAGEALTDLVTAGGQSWTAHPGGAGWNVARACARLGVPSAFAGAIGRDNFGEDLYASTVDSGLDSRFLQRVDAPTLMAVVYSLQPPAYRFLGENSADLHFDPAALPEGWMAEARWLHLGGISLSRWPLADTLLTLMDKAVAAGVKVSFDPNARITHRHPDYPAVFARVARQASLIKLSDEDLQFFFPGLSEADALRDLRGMNARCPIVITRGSEGATLYHSAGRADLPAVRVPVVDTVGAGDALCAGLLVSATERPQALWTEHLQFALNTAAAACARAGAYAPTRADLQILSS; the protein is encoded by the coding sequence ATGACATGGCCACTCATTGTCAGCGCCGGGGAGGCCCTTACCGATCTGGTTACTGCCGGAGGCCAGAGCTGGACTGCCCATCCGGGGGGAGCCGGCTGGAACGTGGCGCGCGCCTGCGCACGGCTGGGGGTCCCGAGCGCATTTGCAGGTGCGATCGGCCGCGACAACTTCGGAGAGGACCTGTACGCCTCTACTGTGGACTCCGGGCTGGATTCGCGCTTTCTTCAGCGCGTGGACGCCCCCACCCTGATGGCGGTGGTGTACAGCCTCCAGCCTCCGGCCTACCGCTTTCTGGGTGAAAACAGCGCCGACCTGCATTTCGACCCGGCAGCGCTGCCTGAAGGCTGGATGGCCGAGGCACGCTGGCTGCATCTGGGCGGAATCAGCCTGAGCCGCTGGCCCCTGGCCGACACCCTGCTGACGCTTATGGACAAGGCCGTGGCGGCTGGCGTCAAGGTCAGTTTTGATCCCAACGCACGCATCACGCACCGGCACCCGGATTACCCGGCTGTCTTCGCACGGGTGGCGCGTCAGGCCAGCCTGATCAAGCTGAGCGACGAGGACCTGCAATTCTTCTTTCCAGGGCTGAGTGAGGCCGACGCCCTGCGCGATCTGCGCGGCATGAACGCCCGCTGCCCGATCGTTATTACTCGTGGCAGTGAAGGGGCCACCCTTTACCACTCTGCAGGCCGGGCAGATCTTCCGGCTGTCAGGGTTCCGGTGGTCGACACGGTCGGCGCTGGGGACGCTCTGTGTGCTGGCCTGCTGGTCAGCGCCACGGAACGCCCGCAGGCCTTATGGACCGAACACCTGCAGTTTGCTCTAAATACCGCAGCCGCGGCCTGTGCCCGCGCCGGTGCCTACGCGCCGACAAGGGCCGACCTGCAGATTCTGAGCTCCTGA
- a CDS encoding GNAT family N-acetyltransferase, translated as MLLSPLTFTHGDVAAASSVLMASAVDRTARGEELWLPQSLTPERLGKYYPPEGWQVAWHGGQPVGCYVLLDQDPLFWPDDPEGEALYLHKLAVHPEVQGRRLAWTLLQRAAQQAADRRRAYLRLDTATHRPKLRAVYESIGFEHVADRIVKSWAVSLYELPVQTGAHG; from the coding sequence ATGCTCCTGTCTCCTCTGACCTTCACACACGGCGATGTGGCGGCCGCGTCCAGTGTCCTGATGGCCAGTGCCGTTGACCGCACGGCGCGTGGTGAGGAACTCTGGCTGCCCCAGAGCCTGACGCCCGAACGCCTGGGGAAATACTATCCGCCTGAAGGCTGGCAGGTCGCGTGGCACGGTGGTCAGCCAGTCGGGTGCTACGTGCTGCTGGACCAGGACCCCCTGTTCTGGCCAGACGACCCCGAGGGTGAAGCCCTTTACCTTCACAAGCTGGCCGTGCATCCCGAAGTTCAGGGCCGGCGCCTGGCATGGACGCTGTTGCAGCGCGCCGCGCAACAGGCCGCTGACCGAAGGCGTGCCTATCTGCGGCTGGACACCGCGACCCACCGTCCCAAACTGCGCGCCGTGTACGAGTCCATCGGTTTTGAGCATGTGGCCGACCGGATCGTCAAGAGCTGGGCGGTGTCGCTGTATGAGCTGCCGGTACAGACGGGTGCCCATGGGTGA
- a CDS encoding heme lyase CcmF/NrfE family subunit, whose product MLNLISFSASPLGALGQLALLAALAFTLAGLWLSAVGGRHGDARATEAARRATWAVFALLSLSSLVLMVGLLRDDFTVRYVAEHSMRASPTWVKITSLWGALEGSILLWAWLLAGFTFILSLTLRRDALRPWALGAMFASLLFFVGVCATVASPFTPVAAVLSDGRGPNPALQNHWMMAVHPVLLYLGFVGLSVPFAYAVAALITGRLSDHWVVVTRRWTLVAWAFLTAAIVAGGWWSYETLGWGGYWAWDPVENASLIPWLLTTAFLHSIQIQERRGLLRSWNVWLIVLAYASTVLGTFLNRSGIVQSVHAFAGGPVGPVFLGFLAFLLISGIGLAAWRAPHLRDEGEPPAALSREGAFLAGNWLFLVFAFMVLLGTLFPTFIEFAQGRRDTSVGPAFYNAFAIPLGLGLLLLMGVGPLLPWRRAEGQTLARALRPLLLAGLGAAVLAFGLGVRGWGVLLTVALSAYNLVGLSLLTARAARQSGSLLGTLRAQPRRYGAYLAHIGLLVMALGLAFSTAYRRDAQVTLNLGAPVTLLRERLELHRVDVVDRGFGHSRVAHVTIDGRPFETRMNTYTQSGSTPFPAPAVRYGLLGDTYLVMTSVDPAGKWASVRLIQSPLVSWIWWGTLIICAGAALTLVTPPRAALRRVPAVMAPASD is encoded by the coding sequence ATGCTGAACCTGATTTCCTTTTCCGCGAGTCCGCTGGGGGCGCTGGGTCAGCTGGCGCTGCTCGCGGCGCTGGCGTTTACCCTGGCGGGCCTGTGGCTCTCGGCGGTTGGGGGCCGGCATGGCGATGCACGCGCCACCGAAGCTGCGCGCAGAGCAACCTGGGCGGTGTTTGCCCTGCTGAGTCTGTCCAGTCTGGTTCTGATGGTCGGGCTGCTGCGTGACGACTTTACGGTGCGCTACGTCGCCGAGCATTCCATGCGCGCCTCCCCTACCTGGGTGAAAATCACCAGCCTGTGGGGAGCCCTGGAGGGCAGCATTCTGCTGTGGGCCTGGCTGCTTGCGGGCTTTACCTTCATCCTGAGCCTGACCCTGCGCCGGGACGCCCTGCGCCCGTGGGCCCTTGGGGCCATGTTTGCCAGCCTGCTGTTCTTCGTGGGCGTGTGCGCCACGGTAGCGTCCCCCTTTACGCCGGTGGCGGCGGTGCTCTCTGACGGCCGAGGCCCCAACCCGGCGCTGCAGAACCACTGGATGATGGCCGTGCACCCGGTACTGCTGTACCTGGGGTTCGTCGGGCTGAGCGTGCCGTTCGCCTACGCGGTGGCAGCACTGATCACAGGCCGCCTGTCCGACCACTGGGTGGTGGTCACTCGCCGCTGGACGCTGGTGGCCTGGGCCTTCCTGACGGCGGCCATCGTCGCCGGCGGCTGGTGGAGCTACGAAACGCTGGGATGGGGCGGCTACTGGGCCTGGGACCCGGTCGAGAACGCTTCCCTGATTCCCTGGCTGCTGACCACCGCGTTCCTGCATTCCATTCAGATTCAGGAACGGCGCGGCCTGCTGCGGTCCTGGAACGTGTGGCTGATCGTGCTGGCCTACGCGAGCACGGTGCTGGGAACCTTCCTGAACCGCAGCGGCATCGTGCAGAGCGTGCACGCCTTTGCCGGTGGTCCGGTGGGTCCGGTGTTCCTGGGGTTTCTGGCGTTTCTGCTGATTTCCGGCATAGGACTGGCAGCCTGGCGGGCCCCGCACCTGCGTGACGAGGGCGAGCCCCCGGCGGCGCTGAGCCGTGAGGGAGCGTTCCTGGCTGGCAACTGGCTGTTTCTGGTCTTCGCTTTCATGGTGCTGCTGGGTACCCTGTTTCCGACCTTCATAGAGTTCGCACAGGGCCGGCGCGACACCAGCGTAGGCCCGGCCTTCTACAACGCCTTTGCCATCCCGCTGGGCCTGGGGCTGCTGCTGCTGATGGGCGTGGGGCCGCTGCTGCCCTGGCGCCGCGCTGAGGGTCAGACGCTGGCCCGCGCCTTGCGTCCGCTGCTGCTGGCGGGACTGGGCGCGGCGGTGCTGGCCTTTGGGCTGGGAGTGCGGGGCTGGGGAGTGCTGCTCACCGTGGCGCTCAGTGCGTACAACCTGGTTGGCCTGAGCCTGCTGACTGCCCGGGCTGCGCGCCAGAGCGGCAGTCTGCTGGGCACCCTGCGCGCCCAGCCCCGCCGCTACGGCGCCTACCTAGCCCATATTGGCCTGCTGGTGATGGCGCTGGGCCTGGCCTTCAGCACCGCCTACCGCCGCGACGCGCAGGTCACCCTGAACCTGGGCGCTCCCGTGACCCTGCTGCGCGAGCGGCTGGAACTGCACCGGGTCGACGTCGTGGACCGGGGCTTTGGTCACTCCCGGGTGGCTCATGTGACGATTGATGGCCGGCCCTTCGAGACCCGGATGAACACCTACACCCAGTCCGGCAGCACACCCTTTCCTGCCCCGGCGGTGCGCTACGGCCTGCTGGGCGACACCTATCTGGTCATGACCAGCGTGGACCCGGCCGGGAAGTGGGCCAGCGTGCGCCTGATCCAGAGCCCGCTGGTGTCCTGGATCTGGTGGGGCACGCTCATCATCTGCGCGGGGGCGGCGCTGACCCTGGTAACTCCACCTCGCGCAGCGCTTCGCCGGGTGCCGGCCGTCATGGCCCCTGCAAGTGACTGA